In one Catenovulum adriaticum genomic region, the following are encoded:
- the thrB gene encoding homoserine kinase, whose translation MAVTAYAPASTGNVSLGFDILGLALAPIDGSLLGDRVSVVEETQAFSLENSGRFAHKLPEDPTQNIVYDCFLGFKAEMAELGIDVQPVKMKLEKNLPIGSGLGSSASSIVAALAALNGFYGNPLNSELLLRLMGKLEGQISGSIHYDNVAPCFLGGLQLMLESETQISLSLPTFDDWYWVICYSGASVSTAAAREILPAQYDKATTIEFGRQLAVFVDALHRGDRALAASMMKDVVAEPYRKSLLNNFDASRAYSLQQGALAFGISGSGPTVFAAVDNLNAANDIKSWLEQNYIQNENGFAHVCKVDTRGTQVLEDE comes from the coding sequence ATGGCGGTAACAGCATATGCCCCGGCATCAACGGGTAATGTCAGTTTAGGTTTTGATATTTTAGGTTTAGCATTAGCCCCTATTGATGGCAGCTTGTTAGGCGATAGAGTGTCAGTAGTTGAAGAAACCCAAGCTTTTAGTCTAGAAAATTCAGGTCGTTTTGCGCATAAATTGCCTGAAGACCCGACTCAAAATATCGTTTATGACTGCTTTTTAGGCTTTAAAGCTGAAATGGCTGAATTAGGTATTGATGTTCAGCCTGTTAAAATGAAACTTGAAAAGAATTTACCAATTGGTAGTGGCTTAGGGTCATCTGCCAGCTCAATTGTTGCGGCTCTTGCAGCATTAAATGGTTTTTATGGCAACCCGCTTAACTCTGAATTATTGTTAAGATTAATGGGTAAATTAGAAGGCCAAATCAGCGGCAGTATTCATTATGATAATGTTGCGCCTTGCTTTTTAGGTGGCTTGCAGCTAATGCTAGAGAGTGAAACTCAAATTAGTTTAAGTTTACCAACTTTTGATGACTGGTACTGGGTTATTTGTTACTCAGGTGCTAGTGTATCAACCGCTGCAGCGCGTGAGATTTTACCCGCACAATATGATAAAGCGACCACTATTGAATTTGGTCGCCAGTTGGCTGTATTTGTTGATGCGCTTCATCGTGGCGATCGCGCTTTAGCAGCCAGTATGATGAAAGATGTTGTGGCAGAACCTTATCGTAAATCATTACTTAATAACTTTGATGCCAGTCGAGCTTATTCACTGCAACAAGGTGCATTAGCATTTGGTATTTCAGGCTCAGGACCAACAGTATTCGCTGCAGTTGATAACTTAAATGCAGCGAATGATATTAAATCTTGGTTAGAGCAAAATTATATTCAGAATGAAAACGGGTTTGCCCACGTTTGTAAAGTGGATACCCGTGGAACACAAGTCTTAGAGGACGAATAA
- the thrC gene encoding threonine synthase: MELANLKDPSEVVTFSQAVKQGLGRNQGLFFPTSLPKLDNIDALLEMPFQQRSAYILNQLIGDELGEETVAEMVNNAFQFTAPLAHVKDNIYSLELYHGPTLAFKDFGARFMAQCLAQVSGDSPVTILTATSGDTGAAVAHAFHGLSQIQVVILYPKGMVSPLQEKQFATLGDNIHTVEIDGAFDDCQALVKDAFDDQQIKDELHLNSANSINIARLMAQVCYYFEAIAQLPKDKQKDAVISVPSGNFGNLAAAMIAQAMGLPIKRFVASTNANDTVPRYLLNGLWEPKKTVSTMSNAMDISSPNNWPRIEAMMEQGIVDKSLLTAESVDEDYTHIGVRQLNELGYLSEPHAAVAYKALKRSLNDDEVGIFLGTAHPAKFKETVENILGTPVALPKALAEVANKDILSDSLSADFATLKSYLFTTLKTS, from the coding sequence GTGGAATTAGCTAATTTAAAAGATCCATCAGAAGTTGTAACATTTAGCCAAGCAGTTAAACAAGGTTTAGGTCGTAACCAAGGGTTATTCTTTCCAACTAGCTTGCCTAAATTAGACAATATTGACGCTTTGTTAGAAATGCCATTTCAACAGCGCAGCGCTTATATTTTAAATCAATTAATTGGCGATGAGCTAGGTGAAGAAACCGTAGCCGAAATGGTTAATAATGCGTTTCAATTCACAGCACCTTTGGCACACGTGAAAGATAATATATATAGCTTAGAGCTTTATCATGGTCCAACTTTGGCATTCAAAGATTTTGGTGCTCGATTTATGGCCCAATGTTTAGCCCAAGTATCAGGTGACAGTCCAGTTACTATTTTAACAGCCACGTCCGGTGATACTGGTGCAGCAGTGGCCCATGCGTTTCATGGCTTGTCACAAATTCAGGTTGTTATTTTATACCCTAAAGGTATGGTTAGCCCACTACAAGAAAAACAGTTTGCAACGCTTGGTGACAATATTCACACAGTTGAAATTGATGGTGCCTTTGATGATTGTCAAGCTCTAGTTAAAGATGCGTTTGATGATCAACAGATTAAAGATGAACTCCATTTAAATTCTGCAAACTCTATTAATATTGCACGTTTAATGGCTCAGGTTTGTTATTATTTTGAAGCGATTGCTCAATTGCCAAAAGACAAACAAAAAGATGCTGTAATATCGGTACCAAGTGGTAACTTTGGTAATTTAGCGGCGGCTATGATTGCCCAAGCAATGGGATTACCTATTAAACGTTTTGTTGCTTCAACAAATGCAAACGATACAGTACCGCGCTATTTATTGAACGGTTTATGGGAACCTAAGAAAACGGTTTCTACGATGTCAAATGCGATGGATATCAGCTCTCCAAATAACTGGCCGCGAATTGAAGCTATGATGGAGCAAGGTATAGTTGATAAATCTTTGTTAACGGCTGAAAGCGTTGATGAAGATTATACTCATATCGGTGTTCGTCAACTAAATGAATTGGGTTATTTAAGTGAGCCGCATGCTGCTGTTGCTTATAAAGCATTAAAACGTTCATTGAATGATGATGAAGTTGGTATCTTTTTAGGTACTGCACACCCAGCTAAATTTAAAGAAACGGTTGAAAATATTTTAGGTACACCGGTTGCGTTACCCAAAGCGCTTGCTGAAGTTGCCAATAAAGATATTTTATCGGATAGTTTATCTGCTGATTTTGCTACGTTGAAAAGTTATTTATTTACAACGCTTAAAACGAGCTAA
- a CDS encoding methyl-accepting chemotaxis protein: MNFHKIRVKSSIPIVLLATALLTLFLAFSHLIKLQEQALEAQSNQFLKAISVVLNADRDLYQAELAQTKLISGLTDPQSAKQEISENAQQVKNRFNEYRKYLSSYPNVVSQFQSFDQAFVAWENASTALQLASTQQPNQDLSSLKQTAELRFNELRSVLDKAGEAAEIQANKVQQILETEITAFKTTAMIFLFVVLLIAGWFSYKVPKLLTEQINYLTKRVNEIASGEGDLRARIEVSSKDEFGELATEFNRFVESLRELIVTILDQASDLTNLTATLTESSEKTRSITTTINQASDSIVSAVHEMNLSNKQMAEVANGTATEADTSSQMAKQGIQVVEQSNESISHLSSNMETALHSSSQLQKSSENIASVLDVIRGIAEQTNLLALNAAIEAARAGEQGRGFAVVADEVRTLATRTQESTNHIHTMIEQLTASVGESARSIANGKQNADDTVSIFQEANEVFNTLLQSSVRLNDMSTQTAQATEEQSTVSDEISQNLFSLNEQTTSATAIAESSEQLAAQIKDLANNLSDLVGRFKV; this comes from the coding sequence ATGAATTTTCACAAAATTAGAGTTAAAAGTTCTATCCCAATTGTTTTATTAGCAACCGCTTTATTAACACTTTTTTTAGCATTTTCACATTTAATTAAGTTGCAAGAACAAGCATTAGAAGCACAGTCTAACCAATTTTTAAAAGCGATATCCGTTGTATTAAATGCTGATCGCGATTTATATCAAGCTGAACTTGCTCAAACGAAATTAATTTCTGGTTTGACTGATCCTCAAAGTGCCAAGCAAGAAATCAGTGAAAATGCTCAGCAAGTTAAAAATCGATTTAATGAATACCGGAAGTATTTATCGTCGTACCCAAATGTGGTTAGCCAATTTCAATCGTTTGATCAAGCTTTTGTTGCATGGGAAAACGCGTCAACTGCATTACAGCTAGCGAGTACACAACAACCTAATCAAGATTTATCGTCACTCAAACAAACTGCTGAATTACGTTTTAATGAACTGAGAAGCGTGTTAGATAAAGCAGGTGAAGCTGCAGAAATTCAGGCTAATAAGGTTCAACAAATACTTGAAACAGAAATTACAGCATTTAAAACTACGGCAATGATATTTTTATTCGTTGTATTATTAATTGCTGGTTGGTTTAGCTATAAAGTACCTAAGCTATTAACTGAACAAATTAATTATTTAACGAAACGCGTGAATGAAATTGCATCGGGTGAAGGCGACTTACGAGCCCGAATTGAGGTTAGTTCAAAAGATGAATTTGGTGAACTAGCGACCGAATTTAATCGTTTTGTTGAAAGCTTACGAGAATTAATTGTAACGATATTAGATCAAGCATCTGATTTAACCAATTTAACGGCTACTCTAACCGAATCGTCAGAAAAAACTCGAAGTATTACAACCACGATCAATCAGGCTTCGGACTCAATTGTTAGCGCCGTTCATGAAATGAACTTATCGAATAAACAAATGGCAGAAGTAGCGAACGGCACAGCGACGGAAGCAGATACCTCGAGCCAAATGGCAAAGCAAGGTATTCAGGTTGTTGAGCAATCTAATGAATCTATCAGTCATTTATCTTCAAATATGGAAACAGCGCTGCATAGCTCTTCACAATTACAAAAAAGCTCGGAAAATATTGCTTCGGTCTTAGATGTTATTCGCGGCATTGCAGAACAAACTAATTTATTAGCGTTAAATGCCGCGATAGAAGCTGCTAGAGCGGGTGAGCAAGGAAGAGGGTTTGCCGTCGTAGCTGATGAAGTACGAACATTGGCAACGCGGACTCAAGAAAGTACAAATCATATTCATACTATGATAGAGCAGTTAACGGCGAGCGTAGGTGAATCGGCTCGCTCTATTGCTAACGGAAAACAAAATGCAGATGATACGGTAAGCATATTTCAAGAAGCCAACGAGGTTTTCAATACCTTGCTGCAGTCGTCTGTTAGATTAAATGACATGTCGACTCAAACGGCGCAAGCGACTGAAGAGCAGTCCACTGTGTCTGATGAAATTAGCCAAAATTTATTTTCGTTAAATGAACAAACAACGTCAGCAACTGCAATTGCTGAATCTAGCGAGCAGCTTGCAGCACAAATTAAAGATCTGGCGAATAATTTATCGGATTTAGTCGGTCGCTTTAAAGTGTAG
- a CDS encoding ion channel — MQADEKFGTCQFSSSDGHYCQEVNMGNGFCFWHDPNFDKQGMALADKLERFVNNGGITQGLQLKYADLSGINLVKKDSKLGYDFSGSNLYRANLSHAHLFNIKFNNASLMKANLTDANLHCAQLTQANLLGVKLANTKIDNIQLGTSLIQETKASELIDENDAAKRQDLYQQSEEIYRDIRKAAEHQGLFDLTSHCIYKELTMRRMQMPALSKPRIISKMVDLFCGYGEKPVNVIIFSFVFILGCALAYFLFGIQQNMHLVQLNFEQSLSQNISHFVTALYYSVITFTTLGYDNIAPIGISRLIAAIQAFSGSFIMALFVLVFVKKMTR; from the coding sequence ATGCAAGCAGATGAAAAATTTGGCACCTGCCAATTTAGTTCAAGTGATGGCCACTATTGCCAAGAAGTGAATATGGGAAACGGTTTTTGTTTTTGGCACGACCCTAACTTTGATAAACAAGGTATGGCGCTGGCCGATAAACTAGAGCGCTTTGTTAATAACGGCGGCATTACCCAAGGTCTGCAATTAAAATACGCTGATTTATCCGGTATTAATTTAGTCAAAAAAGATAGCAAATTAGGTTACGATTTTTCTGGTTCAAATCTATATCGAGCTAACTTAAGCCATGCACACCTTTTTAATATAAAATTCAATAATGCCTCTTTAATGAAAGCTAACCTAACGGATGCGAATTTGCACTGTGCGCAATTAACGCAAGCTAATTTATTAGGCGTTAAACTCGCCAATACAAAAATAGATAACATCCAGCTCGGGACAAGTTTAATTCAAGAAACAAAAGCAAGTGAGCTAATCGATGAAAATGATGCAGCCAAACGCCAAGACCTATATCAACAATCAGAAGAGATTTATCGTGATATCAGAAAAGCAGCTGAGCATCAGGGGTTATTTGATCTAACCAGCCATTGTATTTATAAAGAACTCACAATGCGCAGAATGCAAATGCCCGCTCTTTCAAAGCCTCGCATTATTTCAAAAATGGTTGATCTATTTTGTGGCTACGGTGAAAAGCCAGTTAATGTGATTATTTTTTCCTTTGTATTTATTTTAGGCTGTGCTCTTGCTTATTTTTTATTTGGCATTCAGCAAAATATGCATTTAGTGCAACTTAATTTTGAGCAAAGTCTGAGCCAAAATATAAGCCACTTTGTCACAGCTTTGTATTACAGCGTAATTACATTTACCACATTAGGCTACGACAACATCGCCCCCATTGGAATTAGCCGTTTAATTGCCGCAATTCAAGCCTTTTCAGGCAGTTTTATTATGGCATTATTTGTATTGGTATTTGTGAAAAAAATGACAAGGTAG
- the mpl gene encoding UDP-N-acetylmuramate:L-alanyl-gamma-D-glutamyl-meso-diaminopimelate ligase — MHIHILGICGTFMGGLAVLAKQLGYRVTGSDANVYPPMSEQLSALGIELMQGYSADNLKDTPDIVVIGNALSRGNPEVEAVLEQNLYYLSGPQWLHEHVLKDKWVIAVSGTHGKTTTTSMLAWILEANGCKPGFLIGGVANNFGISARLGDSIFFVIEADEYDSAFFDKRSKFVHYYPRTLIINNLEFDHADIFDNLAAIQKQFHHLIRTIPGSGLILKPESAAIDEVFEKGCWSETEKLAANHDWDFKAVNSDFSEFELFKQGESAGVVKWNLLGEHNAHNATMAIAAAYHVGVRPEYSIESLMRFENVKRRLELKGCVNQIKVYDDFAHHPTAIKTTLSGLKNHMESGRIIAVLEPRSNTMKMGIHKHELAESLKLADKVFMLQPESISWALADIMQASDINACIYNALPELVDQIVKSAQTGDSILVMSNGGFGGIHQKLLDSLAKKVN; from the coding sequence ATGCATATTCATATTTTAGGTATTTGTGGCACCTTTATGGGTGGTTTGGCCGTTCTGGCTAAGCAATTAGGTTATCGAGTGACTGGTTCTGACGCTAATGTTTACCCACCGATGAGTGAGCAATTATCCGCACTAGGCATTGAATTAATGCAAGGCTATAGCGCGGATAATTTAAAAGATACGCCGGATATTGTGGTGATCGGCAATGCTTTATCACGAGGAAATCCAGAAGTTGAAGCTGTTTTAGAGCAAAATTTATATTATTTATCTGGCCCCCAGTGGCTTCACGAACATGTGCTCAAAGATAAATGGGTGATTGCAGTTTCTGGTACTCATGGAAAAACAACAACGACCAGCATGTTAGCTTGGATTTTAGAAGCTAACGGGTGTAAACCCGGTTTTTTAATTGGCGGTGTAGCTAATAATTTTGGCATCTCGGCGCGATTAGGCGACTCTATCTTTTTTGTGATAGAAGCTGATGAATATGACTCTGCTTTTTTTGATAAGCGTAGTAAATTTGTCCATTATTATCCTAGAACGTTAATTATTAATAACCTTGAGTTTGATCATGCAGATATTTTTGATAATTTAGCCGCCATTCAAAAACAATTTCATCATTTAATTCGAACCATTCCTGGTAGTGGTTTAATTTTAAAACCTGAATCCGCTGCAATTGATGAGGTGTTTGAAAAAGGTTGTTGGAGTGAAACTGAAAAATTAGCAGCAAACCATGATTGGGATTTTAAAGCGGTTAATTCTGATTTCAGTGAATTTGAACTCTTCAAGCAAGGCGAAAGTGCAGGGGTTGTTAAATGGAATTTGTTGGGTGAACATAACGCGCACAATGCAACAATGGCAATAGCTGCAGCTTATCATGTAGGTGTTCGACCTGAATACTCAATTGAGTCATTAATGCGATTTGAAAATGTTAAAAGACGACTAGAGTTAAAAGGGTGTGTTAATCAAATAAAGGTTTATGATGATTTTGCACATCACCCTACCGCGATAAAAACAACACTCAGCGGGTTAAAAAACCATATGGAAAGCGGACGTATAATTGCGGTTTTAGAACCTAGATCGAATACAATGAAAATGGGTATTCATAAGCATGAATTAGCAGAGTCACTTAAACTCGCCGATAAAGTATTTATGCTACAACCAGAATCAATCAGTTGGGCGTTAGCGGACATAATGCAAGCGTCGGATATTAATGCTTGTATTTATAATGCCTTGCCTGAATTAGTTGATCAAATAGTGAAATCAGCGCAGACAGGTGACAGTATACTGGTAATGAGCAACGGTGGTTTTGGTGGTATTCATCAAAAATTACTGGATAGTTTGGCAAAAAAGGTTAATTAA
- a CDS encoding DUF3545 family protein, translating to METHNDFYSTPAKKSKCQKKRKWREIEAILDQRSLEHELKEIDEFFQLDELERV from the coding sequence ATGGAAACGCATAACGATTTTTATTCGACCCCTGCCAAAAAAAGCAAATGCCAGAAAAAACGTAAATGGCGAGAAATTGAAGCCATTTTAGATCAGCGTAGTTTAGAACACGAATTAAAAGAAATTGACGAGTTTTTTCAGCTCGATGAACTAGAAAGAGTATAG
- a CDS encoding ABC transporter permease — MKANYLIALNSILYKECNRFLRIWVQTLVPPAITMTLYFVVFGSLIGKRVGDVNGFNYVEFMMPGLIMLAVINNAYSNVSSSFFSAKFQRNVEELLVAPVPTFVIVAGYVLGGVARAVIVGSLVTVVALFFVDIQVHNWFVILSTLLLTATLFALGGLINAIFAKSFDDVSIIPTFILSPLTYLGGVFFSVSMLPEFWQSVSQLNPIIYMVNAFRFGFLGSSDVSLWTAYSVLIVVTLSLFLLAMRLLNKGVGIRH, encoded by the coding sequence ATGAAAGCAAATTATTTAATTGCATTAAACAGTATTTTATACAAAGAGTGTAATCGATTTTTACGCATTTGGGTGCAAACGCTAGTGCCACCAGCGATTACAATGACACTTTATTTTGTGGTTTTTGGTAGTTTGATTGGCAAGCGAGTAGGGGACGTTAATGGCTTTAATTATGTAGAGTTTATGATGCCTGGGCTTATAATGTTAGCCGTTATTAATAATGCTTACTCTAATGTTTCTTCCTCGTTTTTTAGCGCCAAATTTCAGCGAAACGTAGAGGAGCTTTTAGTTGCACCTGTTCCTACCTTTGTGATTGTCGCTGGCTATGTATTAGGTGGCGTTGCCCGTGCGGTTATAGTTGGCTCACTGGTGACTGTTGTCGCGTTATTTTTTGTCGATATTCAAGTACATAACTGGTTTGTTATTCTTTCAACCTTGTTATTAACAGCTACCTTGTTTGCGTTAGGTGGATTAATTAATGCGATTTTTGCAAAAAGTTTTGATGATGTCAGCATTATACCCACCTTTATTTTATCGCCGCTGACATATTTAGGTGGCGTATTTTTTTCTGTTTCTATGTTGCCAGAGTTTTGGCAGTCGGTTAGCCAGTTAAACCCTATTATATATATGGTTAATGCCTTTAGATTCGGTTTTTTAGGCAGCAGTGACGTGAGTTTGTGGACTGCTTATTCAGTGTTAATTGTTGTGACTTTAAGTTTGTTTTTGCTCGCTATGCGTTTACTAAATAAAGGTGTGGGGATTAGACATTAA
- a CDS encoding flavin prenyltransferase UbiX, with product MSDHNEFNAEVTLALTGASGMPYAINLLKALVNANQKVHLLVSSAALVVLKTESQLNVPAKPELASRFFIELCQAKESQIKCYGKDEWFSPVASGSAAPKKMIICPASMGTVSAISCGASDNLIERAADVVIKEQGQLIIVPREMPFSLIHLENLTKLARMQVTVMPASPGFYHQPESIDDLVNFVVARILDHLKIKQALIEPWGYKK from the coding sequence ATGTCTGATCACAATGAATTTAATGCAGAGGTCACGTTAGCTTTAACTGGGGCCTCCGGCATGCCTTACGCAATTAATTTATTAAAGGCTTTGGTAAACGCAAACCAAAAAGTGCATTTATTGGTGTCGTCGGCAGCTTTGGTGGTGCTTAAAACAGAAAGCCAGCTCAATGTGCCAGCTAAGCCTGAATTGGCTAGTCGATTTTTTATAGAGCTATGTCAGGCAAAAGAATCACAAATTAAATGCTATGGTAAGGATGAATGGTTTTCACCGGTTGCATCTGGTTCTGCTGCGCCTAAAAAAATGATCATTTGTCCGGCTAGCATGGGCACGGTTTCAGCGATTAGTTGCGGGGCGAGTGATAATTTAATAGAACGGGCGGCCGATGTTGTCATTAAGGAGCAAGGCCAACTTATTATTGTGCCGCGAGAAATGCCGTTTTCACTGATTCATTTAGAAAACTTAACTAAGTTAGCCCGAATGCAAGTAACGGTTATGCCTGCCTCACCAGGGTTTTATCATCAACCTGAAAGCATTGATGACTTAGTTAATTTTGTAGTGGCACGCATTTTAGATCATTTGAAAATAAAACAAGCGCTTATTGAGCCTTGGGGCTATAAAAAATAA
- a CDS encoding ABC transporter ATP-binding protein, translated as MYALEIKNLKKVYNGGVEALKGVDLMVEQGDFFALLGPNGAGKSTTIGILSSLVNKTSGQVKIFGHDINDELELAKSHIGLVPQEFNFNQFETVQQIVVNQAGYYGVKRKEALIRSETYLKQTDLWKKKDTPARNLSGGMKRRLMIARAMMHQPKLLILDEPTAGVDIEIRRSMWQFLRKINEQGVTIILTTHYLEEAESLCRNIAIIDKGQIVENTSMKRLLTQLTVETFILDLAEDYSNIQLEKVKYEQTDAHTLQIEIDKNDSLNQVFDQLSAQNIVVKSMRNKANRLEELFVRLVEAGRTAS; from the coding sequence ATGTACGCATTAGAAATTAAAAATTTAAAGAAAGTTTATAATGGTGGTGTCGAAGCACTTAAAGGTGTTGATTTGATGGTAGAACAAGGCGATTTTTTTGCTTTGTTGGGGCCTAATGGTGCAGGTAAGTCGACAACGATTGGAATTTTAAGTTCACTCGTTAATAAAACCAGTGGGCAGGTAAAAATATTTGGTCATGATATTAATGACGAGTTAGAGCTGGCTAAATCGCATATTGGATTAGTCCCACAAGAATTTAACTTTAATCAGTTTGAAACGGTTCAGCAAATAGTGGTTAATCAAGCGGGTTACTATGGTGTTAAGCGAAAAGAAGCGTTAATTCGAAGTGAAACTTATTTAAAACAAACAGATTTATGGAAGAAAAAAGACACCCCAGCTCGCAATCTATCTGGTGGCATGAAGCGCAGATTAATGATAGCTAGAGCCATGATGCATCAACCTAAATTATTAATTTTGGATGAGCCTACCGCGGGCGTAGATATCGAAATACGCCGCTCTATGTGGCAATTTTTACGTAAAATTAATGAACAAGGGGTGACTATTATTTTAACCACGCATTATTTAGAAGAGGCAGAAAGTCTGTGCCGAAATATTGCGATTATTGATAAAGGGCAAATAGTCGAAAACACCAGTATGAAACGTTTGTTAACTCAATTAACCGTTGAAACTTTTATTTTAGATTTGGCTGAAGATTATTCTAATATTCAGCTAGAAAAAGTTAAGTACGAGCAAACAGATGCGCATACATTACAAATTGAAATTGATAAAAATGATTCATTAAATCAGGTATTTGATCAGCTTAGTGCACAAAACATAGTTGTAAAAAGTATGCGCAATAAAGCCAATCGCTTAGAAGAGTTATTTGTCAGATTAGTAGAAGCAGGTAGAACGGCATCATGA
- the trmB gene encoding tRNA (guanine(46)-N(7))-methyltransferase TrmB, translated as MLGNSRSVQTNQIGIHEDLEKIVARHLSSVFLKPISAHTQGAFEQALDFVQSKKQAVILDACCGVGDSSRNLAQLYPQHTIIGVDKSDERIHKNRTETDHNIILLRADLNDFYRLLAQAIKRNQIQIAQHKIYYPNPWPKSAHIKRRWHGAPVFPDLVSVCSNIEMRSNWLTYLEEFQFALNLVGIKSQVKPIQVEHAMTPFEAKYNASGQTIYQLLTV; from the coding sequence ATGCTAGGTAACTCACGTTCAGTACAAACCAATCAAATAGGTATTCATGAAGATTTAGAAAAAATAGTCGCGCGGCATTTATCGAGCGTTTTTTTAAAGCCGATCTCAGCTCATACGCAAGGGGCATTTGAGCAGGCGTTAGATTTTGTTCAATCAAAAAAACAAGCTGTTATCTTAGATGCCTGTTGTGGGGTAGGAGATAGCAGCCGAAATTTAGCCCAGCTTTATCCGCAGCATACAATAATCGGGGTGGATAAATCTGATGAGCGAATTCATAAAAACCGAACTGAAACTGACCATAATATTATTTTATTGCGTGCAGATTTGAATGATTTTTATCGCTTATTAGCTCAGGCAATTAAACGTAATCAGATACAAATTGCTCAGCATAAAATATATTATCCAAACCCTTGGCCAAAATCAGCTCATATTAAAAGGCGCTGGCATGGCGCGCCCGTTTTTCCCGATTTAGTGAGTGTATGCTCGAATATAGAAATGCGCTCAAATTGGTTAACGTATCTGGAAGAGTTTCAGTTTGCATTAAATCTAGTCGGGATAAAAAGTCAGGTTAAGCCAATTCAAGTAGAGCATGCAATGACGCCCTTTGAGGCTAAATATAATGCTAGTGGACAAACTATTTATCAACTATTAACAGTTTAA
- the msrA gene encoding peptide-methionine (S)-S-oxide reductase MsrA, whose amino-acid sequence MSIQTAILAGGCFWCIESSFSRLKGVKQAISGYCGGEKIDATYKQVCTGQTAHAEVVRVEFDDSVIEFQQILDVFFFLHDPTQLNRQGNDIGPQYRSAIFYTNEAQKQQALDKISALEASGQFEQKIVTEVTEAMPFYPAEAYHQGYFDENPSQGYCQFIIAPKMAKFSQTFSHLLAD is encoded by the coding sequence ATGTCGATACAAACAGCGATTCTTGCTGGTGGGTGCTTTTGGTGTATAGAGTCATCTTTCTCTAGATTAAAAGGCGTTAAACAAGCTATATCGGGTTATTGTGGAGGAGAAAAGATAGACGCAACTTATAAGCAGGTTTGCACGGGGCAAACTGCTCATGCCGAAGTGGTCCGGGTTGAGTTTGACGATTCGGTTATAGAATTCCAGCAAATTTTAGATGTGTTTTTCTTTTTACATGATCCAACTCAGCTTAATCGGCAAGGTAACGATATTGGTCCTCAGTATCGTAGCGCAATTTTTTATACTAATGAGGCGCAAAAGCAGCAAGCCTTAGATAAAATATCAGCCTTGGAAGCTTCAGGCCAATTTGAGCAGAAAATCGTAACAGAGGTCACAGAAGCGATGCCGTTTTATCCAGCTGAAGCTTATCATCAGGGCTATTTTGATGAGAATCCTAGTCAAGGTTACTGTCAGTTTATTATTGCTCCTAAAATGGCTAAATTTAGCCAAACTTTTAGTCATTTGCTAGCTGATTAA
- the ung gene encoding uracil-DNA glycosylase has translation MLTWQTVLASEKEKTYFQNILNFVETERANGKVIYPPKDKVFSAFSSTELSQVKVVILGQDPYHGPGQAHGLCFSVQPGIKIPPSLVNIYKELERDIEAFQIPDHGYLQAWAEQGVLMLNTVLTVEQGKAHSHAKCGWEQFTDVVIDKLNQHCDGLVFLLWGAHAQKKAKMLDTNKHSILKSVHPSPLSAYRGFIGCGHFSETNRILVSQHQEPIDWQV, from the coding sequence ATGTTAACTTGGCAAACCGTTTTAGCGAGTGAAAAAGAGAAAACTTACTTTCAAAATATTCTTAATTTTGTGGAAACTGAAAGGGCGAATGGAAAAGTCATTTACCCTCCGAAGGATAAAGTTTTCTCGGCTTTTTCGAGTACTGAATTATCGCAAGTTAAGGTCGTTATTTTAGGTCAGGATCCGTACCACGGACCTGGCCAAGCACACGGTTTATGTTTTTCTGTGCAACCTGGAATAAAAATACCGCCCTCTTTAGTTAATATTTACAAAGAGCTTGAGCGTGATATTGAAGCGTTTCAAATACCGGATCATGGCTACTTACAAGCTTGGGCAGAGCAAGGCGTTTTAATGCTAAATACGGTGCTAACCGTAGAGCAGGGCAAGGCGCATTCGCATGCTAAATGTGGATGGGAGCAATTTACCGATGTGGTAATAGATAAGCTCAACCAACATTGTGATGGATTAGTATTTTTGCTGTGGGGCGCACATGCCCAAAAAAAAGCAAAAATGCTGGATACTAATAAACATAGTATCTTGAAAAGTGTGCATCCTTCGCCTTTGTCAGCTTATCGCGGTTTTATTGGTTGCGGCCATTTTAGTGAAACTAATCGAATATTAGTTAGCCAACATCAAGAACCGATTGACTGGCAGGTATAA